One part of the Algibacter sp. L1A34 genome encodes these proteins:
- a CDS encoding TolC family protein, giving the protein MKLYIILASFLFAQISLGQETLDLQKPKVWSLQDCISYAIENNITLKDATLDKDLAEVNYSKTKSSRLPNLFGSASQSFSNGNTIDPITSSYVTDQIHSTNVGINSSFTLFQGNQISNQIKQSKILLEQSSFLQEEAKNSIVISILENYLQTLFSKEDIAIAENNLVASQKEVLRAKARLDAGTIALSDYTEAQSQSATNQYNVITAKNTYQQYIIDLKQLLELTPMDTLEIETIDENMDLINLELDKISIYNKALNYLPEVEASKLNVAANEKELDIAKGGYLPTLSLSGSMGSGYTSINDSTFSDQFDVNFNQKLGLSLSIPIFNRNETKSAVQSATLNIEKAEIQKQITEKLLYKKIETAYQNAMSAQEQIIAAQASKDASEQSYKLALKKYQLGDLSTTDLVISQNTFTNAQQNYLQAKYLNILYHQLLQFYQGNDIKL; this is encoded by the coding sequence ATGAAATTATATATTATTCTCGCAAGTTTTCTATTTGCACAGATTTCGTTAGGACAAGAAACACTTGATTTACAGAAACCTAAAGTGTGGTCTTTGCAAGATTGTATTAGTTATGCCATAGAAAACAATATTACCTTAAAAGATGCAACATTAGATAAGGATCTTGCCGAAGTAAATTACAGTAAAACTAAATCGTCTCGATTACCAAACTTATTTGGTAGTGCATCGCAAAGTTTTTCTAACGGAAACACGATAGACCCTATTACAAGTAGTTATGTTACAGACCAAATACATAGTACAAATGTGGGTATTAACAGTTCGTTTACTTTATTTCAAGGTAATCAAATAAGTAATCAAATCAAGCAAAGTAAAATTCTTTTAGAACAAAGTAGTTTTTTACAAGAAGAAGCCAAGAATAGCATTGTAATTAGCATTTTAGAAAACTATTTACAAACCTTATTTAGTAAGGAAGATATTGCTATTGCAGAGAATAACTTAGTTGCCTCGCAAAAGGAAGTGTTACGAGCAAAAGCACGTTTAGATGCCGGAACCATAGCTTTAAGTGATTATACAGAAGCTCAAAGTCAATCTGCTACAAATCAATATAATGTAATTACAGCAAAAAATACTTACCAACAATATATTATTGATTTAAAACAGTTGTTGGAATTAACGCCAATGGATACTTTAGAAATTGAAACTATTGATGAAAACATGGATTTAATAAACCTTGAATTAGATAAAATATCCATTTATAATAAGGCTTTAAATTATTTACCAGAAGTAGAGGCAAGCAAGCTAAATGTTGCTGCTAACGAAAAGGAATTAGACATTGCAAAGGGTGGTTATTTACCAACATTATCTCTTTCTGGAAGTATGGGGTCTGGTTATACAAGTATAAATGATAGTACTTTTTCTGATCAGTTTGATGTGAATTTTAATCAGAAGTTAGGCTTATCGTTAAGCATTCCTATTTTTAATAGAAATGAAACAAAATCGGCAGTACAATCAGCAACATTAAATATAGAAAAGGCTGAAATTCAAAAACAAATTACAGAAAAATTACTTTATAAAAAAATAGAAACAGCTTACCAAAACGCCATGTCTGCACAAGAGCAAATTATAGCAGCGCAAGCCTCTAAGGATGCTTCTGAACAAAGCTATAAACTAGCCTTGAAAAAGTATCAATTAGGTGATTTAAGTACCACAGATTTAGTGATTAGTCAAAACACATTCACCAACGCACAGCAAAACTATTTACAAGCCAAATACTTAAATATTTTATACCACCAATTATTACAATTTTATCAAGGAAACGATATTAAACTTTAA